In Takifugu flavidus isolate HTHZ2018 unplaced genomic scaffold, ASM371156v2 ctg633, whole genome shotgun sequence, the genomic stretch TCCAGCATGGAGCCACAAAAATCTTCTTTTACATTCACAAAAGGCGTGTTTCACTCGAATGTTGCTCCCTAATCTGGCCAAGTGTGTGTTCGCGAGACCTTCTCCTttgttcatccatccagcccacaGGTGTGGCTGATCAGACAGCACGATTATTATTatagaagggaggggggaccaTTTACCTAAACCACTGCAACACATCTCCTTCAAGTCAAGTTTATTCAGAGCCCCAAATCACCATCTTTGCTGCCTCGGAGGGCTCTACAGTtgtgacaccctctgtccttagacccttGAAATGGCTCAGAAACAATTAAATAATCCCCATTTagggagaaagaagaaaccaggagagccacagatgagggctcctctccctgggatggacagaccTGCAGTAGATGCCACATATACAGAGAGCATCAGTAATATATAGGTTATTATAGCCATATTGGAACTGGTCTAAAGTTGCTCTACGTTAGAAGGCGTCGATGGGATTAGAAAACACGtccatgggttagggttagggttagggttagggttagggttaacccctaacccaggTGCAGCCTCGTACGGAGCTCTGACCTCAACCTTCAGGTCTTGATGGACCCTATGGATCAGGAAGACTTGAGAAATGCTGCATCAGTAATAGGTGCATTTATGTGAGAGTAGATTTTTCAGACAAAACACACTTAAATGCACAGCATAGTCATCAAATCTGGTTCTTTCCAGAAGGAAACTTTAAAGAGTCTGAACCCTAACAACGACTAAACTAGAGTCTACGCGCCATCAAAGAAACCAAAGCAAATAGCCACATTTTACCCACATTGTGAGGTATTAAAACAGCTGTGATGAGGAATATAACTTAACTTTACACGCAGATATGACTGCGAGAGCATCTGGAGACACTTTGAGGAGGCCGTCTGCCGTCAGACTCCTTGTAACACAACCGTGGAGGATTATCGACACATGTTTTACGCTATGGCACAAGCCTGGGCTCCCCCCTGTGGTCGGGTGAGCAAGAGTTCTGCTTAAGGTCTGAATTACTGACACACCATCAGGCTAACTATCTGTAAATGAGggcttttcttctgttctgtttaGTTCCTCTTCTGGAGTAAGACCAAGACCTTCGTGCAGACCTTTGTAGCAGCTTTACGGTACTTCTGGACGCTAGAGGACACGCTAGCCGGCTACATGTTCAATGACCTCCTGTGGTGTGGACAAGAAGACAGTGACGGTAGAAAAACACATTATAGCACATCtgggatgctgctgatgctcaaATTAACCAGAATCTGATGGCCTGCTGCAGAGATGCAACCTCAAACGCTAAAAAATCTTTGCTGGCTAACAAACTAGCACACAGACACGCCACAAGGGATTTGTTTTTTACGCGTACGCCCAATTCAACCATCgctcaggaagctgcagctgtgctcctCAAGGATTTACTGTGAATGTAGTTTTGAATAACTTTCCAACACGTCAACGCACCACTGCCACGTCTTCAATGATGCctgatttacaaaaaaaacgACATCGTTACTGATGTCGATGCTTCTCACAGGCTTTGACTTTGGTTCCTGTCCCGGCTGGTCAGCCTGTGAACGCCATCCAGTGTACTCTCTGTGGCGCCGAGCTTCCCAAAACGTGAGCGTCCGGCCGTTATTCGCGCACGCCAGAGTGAAACGTTGGCCTCACATGATGTCCCTCATGTCTCAGTTTGCAGAAATGGCCTGTGGGAACGTCACCGTGCTGCTCAACGGCTCCGTCGTCGACGCCTTCAATAGGGAAAGGTGCTGAAGCACATCTGTGGCGAATGTGTTTGATCAGAAATGATTGTGTTTTGTTCTCGCAGCATGTTTGGAAGTGTTGAGCTGGACAGTCTGGACCCCTGCAGGGTGGATCATGTCAACATAAAGGTGGTGACCGATCGGGACGGACCCTTCATGTAAGGAAACAGTCATAAATGAAACTCATCAGGTTACTCATCCCCTGAGGACTAAAATGCCAAACTTTGGGATGCCAAGAGGCTGATTCTGAATACATTTGCTGGAGCTAAAGAGGAGTGAGGagttgtttttccatctcaggAAATCCTGTAGTCGAGGATCTGTCTTAGACCTGATCGAAATCCTCCGGTCTCGAGGTTTCCGCAGACAACGACCGGTGAGCCAAAATCAGTGTCAGTGCTGTACCCTTTCGGAGCACTccatgtatcccataatgctttGCATAAGATAGTGTTAAACTGATGGTGGCCCTGCATCACAGCAATGGCAACATTGGAAACAGAGACACTCAAGAGTTCTTTTGGTTTcttgtaccgtattttcacgactataaggcgcacctaaaacactgagattttctcaaaaatcgacagtgcgccttataatatggagcgccttgtgtgtggaatgagttccaaaatctgctgtgcgcctttggtaggtgcactacggtaaaggctctgccaatcgattagcggcacacctccgcgtaaggaccccctaaaatggcgccggtcaagagagaatatgaggcttactttaaactgcaggccattgAATatttggctgaaaatggcaatcgagcagctgcgagacattttaatgtaaatgagtccatggtcagaaagtggagaaaacaagaaagtgaacgaaagtgaggaagacaaagctgagtttccgcgggaacaaagcaaggtggcccgagctggaagaccgagtggaacagttggttgtggaacagcgaactaccggaaggggcgtctctactgtcaccatagGCCAAAGCgactgctgaagaaatggacattgagcacttccaaggaggtccgtcgtggtgtttttgctttatgaggaggcagcatctctTCATACgcacaaggacaactgttgcgtagcggctgcccgcggactaccaggagagggcggccatcttccgcacctactgccgcgacaagataaccgcgcccagccacatctatgaggcagcggcgggcaagttaggccaccatatgtgggtggattgtagacgcatgggctatgataccgtcttcatgtattggaagagctttcacaaaagccggcatcaacgctgaagcagaACCGGTCCGTGAgcctgattcagatgatgaagaagaggaagaggtcctCATGCTAACTTGAAAATCCTGAGCACGTCGGAACAGGAGTTTCTGACCTTTACAGATCCCACCTACGGCAGAACTTTCAAAGTAAATATGCTGCTTAATAATCGACTCAAAGGTCACGTTTCTCACTTGTGAAACGTGTTAATCCAACCGTGGTGTTTCTGTAACATATGAGTGAGAACATGCAACACAACCGGAGGTGTCAGGACTGAGGTTTTGGCTGTGGGTTATTCTCATTTTCAGGCCAGATGTGTATTCAACATTTTCAATTATTAAGTTATACACGATGCATTTAATACAAAAAAGACACGAGCTAAAACCTGCTAAACTACCgttttcttcacttttaacCTGTTAATGATAAACTCATGCACGCAATTCAACTTCTTTTCTTCATCGATAGCCTTAATTcttaaaaaggattaaaaggaaACGTCAGTAAGGGTGtgttcaacagcagcagtttagatAAATGTCTCAAccttttatttatcttttgcATAAGTAATTAAAGAACACGAAAGGTTCTCGCCACTCTGTTGCAACCAAGAGTGCAGCGTGGTTCCAGTAATCTTATTAACTTTAGTTTCACTTAAATGTCACACGGTTAATGGTCCGACTTTCCCGTCGAACGTAACGCCCGAGGAGCGCAGCGCGAGCGGCGTGAGCGTTGGGGCAGTGACGTCAcggcgtgggggggggcgcATATAAGACAGCGTGCGCGAGCGCTCGGGTGACAGAAGGCGGACTGCGTCTTGCCAACAGCCGAGGCGACTTCCGGAGTGAGTCggcagaagagaggaagagagggatgaagcgAGGGGTCTGCATCgcggctgtggtgctgctgctggtgctggtgctggtggtcgaAAACACGTTGGGAGCGACACTCAGTCGGAAACCACTCCAACAGACGTTTAAAGAGACTTTTATCGCCAGGTGTCACCAGTACAAAGGGTAAGTCAAGACTGGGATCACAGAATGCACCGCAGACCTGCAGAAAATCACACAAGAGGCCTTTTATTCTGAGCTTTCTGCAGGTGGACTGTTTAATGTGAGCGCTGCATGGTTTAAATACTCAAACAAGCAGTTTTAGTAGTTACACAATTGAGTGTTGAGTATAAATCTGTAGACAAACTTAAAAATACGGAAAGAAGTTCCAGTGGGAACTGTTAACGGGGTCTTAAAGATAAGGAAGATCTTTTATTCCCTGCAGGAGCGACTGTGAAACCATATGGAGCACGTTTGAGCAAGCGTATGTGGGACGGGACCCCCGTAAAATTCCCAAAGATGCCTACAATCCCCTGTTTCAGGTGGCCCCCATCACAACGCCACGCGACAAGGTAACCTCGATTTGTCACCTGTCTGTTA encodes the following:
- the LOC130521000 gene encoding ADP-ribosyl cyclase/cyclic ADP-ribose hydrolase 1-like; the encoded protein is MFYAMAQAWAPPCGRFLFWSKTKTFVQTFVAALRYFWTLEDTLAGYMFNDLLWCGQEDSDGFDFGSCPGWSACERHPVYSLWRRASQNFAEMACGNVTVLLNGSVVDAFNRESMFGSVELDSLDPCRVDHVNIKVVTDRDGPFMSDCETIWSTFEQAYVGRDPRKIPKDAYNPLFQVAPITTPRDKTMFWSKTERVVHAYNDKTKCFVTMEDTLLGSVLNNLIWCGEEGSSETFTSGCPDWNACEDNKYNPVRSFWTQGSAKFAEAACGDATVMLNGSIATPFNNSSVFGETEVPKLNSAKVRKLTVVLVTATTPVSKCANESLDELRRKLGSNIIYECKEVSETRINECASNNNIPCTDCW